From the genome of Ziziphus jujuba cultivar Dongzao chromosome 6, ASM3175591v1, one region includes:
- the LOC107431292 gene encoding alpha-soluble NSF attachment protein-like, with protein sequence MAQHITKGEEFEKKAEKKINGWGLFGSKYEDAAELYAKSANQFKLAKSWDRAASVFIKLSNCYLKVDSKHEAASAYIDAANCYKKTSTQGAISCLDKAVNYFLDNGRDTMAAKYCKEIGELYEQEQNIEKSSSYFERAAELFENGGQGATAANQCKLKVAQFSAQREQYQKAIQIYEEIAQQSLNNNLLKYGVRGHLLNAGLCQLCRGDVVAITNSLEKYQDLDPTFSRTREYKFLADLASAIDEEDVAKFSGIAKEFDSISPLDSWKTTLLVKVKEALKAKELEDDDLI encoded by the exons atggcgcAGCACATAACGAAAGGAGAGGAATTCGAGAAGAAGGCAGAGAAGAAGATCAACGGCTGGGGTTTATTCGGTTCCAAGTACGAAGATGCTGCTGAGCTCTACGCTAAATCCGCCAATCAATTTAAGCTCGCCaaatctt GGGATAGAGCTGCATCAGTTTTCATCAAATTGTCTAACTGCTATCTGAAG GTAGATAGTAAGCATGAAGCTGCTTCTGCTTATATAGATGCTGCAAATTGCTATAAAAAGACATCGACTCAAG GGGCCATTTCATGCTTAGATAAAGCAGTGAATTATTTCCTAGATAATGGCAGAGATACTATGGCTGCAAAATATTGCAag GAGATTGGTGAGTTGTATGAGCAAGAGCAAAATATCGAGAAGTCTAGTTCATATTTTGAGCGAGCTGCTGAACTTTTCGAAAACGGAGGGCAAGGAGCAACTGCTGCGAACCAGTGCAAGCTAAAAGTTGCTCAGTTTTCTGCTCAACGTGAACA ATATCAGAAGGCAATTCAGATATATGAAGAGATAGCACAACAGTCACTCAACAATAATTTGCTGAAGTATGGAGTTAGAGGTCATCTTCTTAATGCTGGGCTTTGCCAGCTTTGCAGGGGAGATGTTGTTGCCATAACAAACTCATTGGAGAAATATCAG GACTTGGATCCCACTTTTTCTAGAACTCGAGAGTACAAATTTTTAGCT GATTTGGCTTCCGCAATTGATGAGGAAGATGTTGCAAAATTCAGTGGTATTGCCAAGGAATTTGATAGCATTAGCCCATTG GATTCCTGGAAGACTACTCTTTTGGTGAAAGTTAAGGAAGCTCTAAAAGCCAAAGAACTGGAGGATGACGACTTGATCTAA
- the LOC107431289 gene encoding uncharacterized protein LOC107431289 isoform X1, with the protein MASIASAFGSSGLALLRAGKCFPARKLFLHSANCSSFNRRDSRSDYSSTRTMTTVLCRTGVGVPRAATEVVVEREVKSEEEKEEGDRVLRVGIICGGPSPERGISLNSARSVLDHVQGDNFQVSCYYIDSELNAYAISSAQVYSNTPADFDFKLESLAQGFQSLSDFAGHLAASVDIVFPVIHGQFGEDGDIQELLEEHNIPYVGTGSSECRQAFDKYNASLELNKLGFVTLPSFPVQRSGVNESELSKWFASNHLDPNSGKVVVKPARAGSSIGVKVAYGLDDSLKKANAIISEGIDDKVLLEVFIEGGNEFTTIVLDVGSGLDCHPVALLPTEVELQFHGSVDIREKDAIFNYRRKYLPTQQVAYHTPPRFPIDVIETIREGASLLFKQLGLSDFARIDGWFLPNSVNDSSLSDSKFGRTKWGTVIFTDINMISGMEQTSFLFQQASKVGFSHSNILHSIIHHACSRFPKLASFSSVSDDLSTTSESPSHREALPKSEAIRKVFVIFGGDTSERQVSLMSGTNVWLNLQAFDDLEVTPCLLAPATGYSSSNNSDEKDVGVTSRTVWSLPYSLVLRHTTEEVLDACIEAIEPARAALTSQLRNRVMNDVMDGLKTQSWFEGFDITDALPVRFSLEQWIELAKEVQATVFIAVHGGIGEDGTLQSLLEAKGVPYTGPGVMASKTCMDKVATSLALNHLANLGVLTINKDVRKKEDLLRIPTLDVWHDLTSNLQCETLCVKPARDGCSTGVARLWCSEDLSVYVKALEDHLLRIPPNSLSKAHGMIEMPNPPPERLIFEPFIETDEIIVSSKSTNYSGHQLRWKGESRWVEVTVGVIGKRGSMRSLSPSITVKESGDILSLEEKFQGGTGINLTPPPSSIISNEALNRSKQHIELIANTLQLEGFSRIDAFVNVDTGDVLVIEVNTVPGMTPSTVLIHQALAEQPPIYPHQFFRTLLDLGTERSI; encoded by the exons ATGGCGTCCATCGCATCAGCATTCGGTTCCAGCGGACTCGCTTTGCTCCGCGCGGGAAAATGCTTTCCCGCTCGGAAACTGTTCCTGCACTCCGCGAATTGCTCGAGCTTCAACCGTCGGGACTCGAGAAGCGACTATTCTTCGACGAGGACGATGACGACGGTGCTGTGCCGTACCGGCGTTGGAGTTCCACGCGCTGCCACGGAGGTAGTGGTGGAGAGAGAAGTGAAGAGCgaggaagagaaagaggaaggaGATAGGGTTCTGAGGGTTGGGATTATATGTGGAGGTCCTTCTCCCGAGCGTGGAATTTCTCTCAATTCTGCGAGATCAGTTCTCGATCATGTTCAG GGAGATAATTTTCAAGTTAGCTGCTATTACATTGATTCTGAATTAAATGCCTATGCAATATCCTCTGCTCAG GTATATTCAAACACTCCAGCAGATTTTGATTTTAAACTTGAAAG CCTTGCCCAAGGTTTCCAGTCTCTGTCTGATTTTGCAGGACACTTAGCTGCTTCTGTAGACATAGTGTTCCCTGTAATTCACGGTCAATTCGGTGAAGATGGTGATATTCAG GAGCTGCTGGAAGAACATAATATTCCATATGTTGGAACAGGATCAAGTGAGTGTCGACAAGCATTTGACAAA TACAATGCCTCATTGGAGCTCAATAAACTAGGATTTGTAACGTTGCCTAGTTTTCCAGTGCAG AGAAGTGGAGTGAATGAATCTGAACTATCAAAATGGTTTGCAAGCAATCATCTGGATCCGAATTCAGGGAAAGTTGTG GTAAAACCTGCACGAGCAGGATCAAGCATTGGTGTTAAAGTTGCATATGGATTGGATGATTCTCTAAAGAAGGCTAATGCAATTATTTCAGAG GGTATTGATGATAAAGTCCTCTTGGAAGTATTTATAGAAGGTGGGAATGAGTTTACAACCATTGTCCTAGATGTGGGTTCTGGTTTAGATTGCCATCCTGTTGCACTACTGCCAACTGAG GTGGAGCTTCAATTCCATGGCAGTGTTGATATAAGAGAGAAGGATGCAATTTTCAATTACCGAAGGAAGTATCTTCCAACGCAGCAG GTTGCTTATCATACTCCACCTCGTTTTCCTATAGATGTTATTGAAACTATCCGAGAAGGAGCATCTCTGTTATTCAAACAGCTTGGCCTTAGTGATTTTGCACGAATTGATGGATGGTTTTTGCCTAATTCAGTTAATGATTCATCATTATCAGACAGCAAATTTGGGCGGACCAAATGGGGTACAGTTATATTTACTGACATTAACATG ATTAGTGGGATGGAGCAAACAAGCTTTTTGTTTCAGCAAGCATCAAAG GTTGGATTTTCTCATTCAAACATTCTTCATAGCATAATACATCATGCCTGCTCGCGATTTCCTAAGCTTGCATCATTCAGTAGTGTATCAGATGATCTGTCTACAACATCAGAGTCCCCATCACATAGGGAGGCACTTCCCAAGAGTGAAGCCATTCGCAAAGTTTTTGTCATTTTTGGAGGAGATACATCAGAGCGGCAAGTATCTCTTATGAGTGGAACAAATGTTTGGCTTAACTTGCAAGCTTTTGATGAT CTTGAAGTAACTCCATGTTTGCTAGCCCCTGCAACTGGATATTCTTCTAGTAACAATTCAGATGAAAAGGATGTTGGTGTGACATCCAGAACAGTTTGGTCCTTACC TTATTCTCTTGTGCTAAGACACACAACGGAGGAAGTTCTTGATGCATGCATTGAAGCAATTGAACCAGCCCGGGCTGCATTGACATCTCAGTTACGGAACAGAGTGATGAACGATGTCATGGATGGTTTGAAGACACAGAGTTGGTTTGAGGGTTTTGATATTACTGATGCATTACCTGTAAGATTTTCTTTAGAGCAGTGGATCGAGCTGGCCAAAGAAGTTCAGGCTACAGTTTTCATTGCAG TGCATGGAGGTATTGGAGAAGATGGTACTCTTCAGTCTTTGTTGGAGGCTAAAGGGGTTCCTTATACAG GTCCAGGAGTAATGGCTTCAAAGACTTGTATGGACAAAGTTGCAACTTCTCTTGCTCTTAACCAT CTTGCTAACTTGGGAGTTCTTACCATAAACAAAGAtgtaaggaaaaaagaagatcTCCTAAGAATCCCCACGCTAGATGTATGGCATGACTTGACGTCCAATCTTCAATGTGAAACACTATGTGTTAAACCAGCAAGAGATGGGTGCTCCACAGGGGTTGCAAGATTATG GTGTTCTGAAGACCTTTCAGTGTATGTAAAAGCATTAGAGGATCATCTTCTAAGAATTCCTCCTAATAGTTTATCAAAG GCACATGGGATGATTGAGATGCCAAATCCTCCTCCAGAGCGCTTGATCTTTGAACCCTTTATTGAGACTGATGAAATAATTGTTTCATCTAAATCTACTAATTATTCGGGGCATCAGCTCAGGTGGAAAGGAGAGAGTCGATGGGTAGAGGTGACTGTTGGTGTTATAGGAAAACGTGGATCAATGAGGTCATTGAGTCCTAGTATTACTGTTAAGGAAAGTGGCGACATTTTGTCACTTGAGGAAAAATTTCAAG GTGGCACGGGGATCAATCTGACTCCACCTCCGTCATCTATTATCAG
- the LOC107431293 gene encoding mitochondrial inner membrane protease ATP23, which yields MAEEPGPEPGSGTFSNAVNGGKTVEECEDMIQRSLRTPMVKFLLEHLQKSGCVVGDKFIKAVNCDKQIAGGYVRGEGIMVCSNHMNFQDDVNQVVTHELIHAFDDCRAKNLDWANCAHHACSEIRAGHLSGDCHYKRELLRGFLKMRGHEQDCVRRRVMKSVMANPYCSEAAAKDAMEAVWDICYNDTQPFDRAP from the exons ATGGCAGAGGAACCCGGCCCGGAACCTGGATCCGGAACCTTCTCAAACGCCGTCAATGGCGGTAAAACCGTGGAGGAATGCGAAGACATGATTCAAAGAAGTCTTCGAA CTCCAATGGTGAAATTTCTTTTGGAGCATTTGCAGAAATCTGGATGCGTGGTCGGGGATAAGTTTATCAAGGCCGTTAATTGCGACAAGCAGATTGCCGGCGGTTATGTCCGTGGTGAAGGG ATAATGGTGTGTAGTAATCACATGAACTTCCAAGATGACGTGAACCAAGTAGTTACCCATGAGCTAATTCATGCATTTGATGATTGTCGTGCTAAGAACTTGGACTGGGCTAATTGTGCTCATCATGCTTGTAGTGAG ATTCGTGCTGGTCACCTGAGTGGTGATTGTCACTACAAACGGGAATTGCTGCGAGGTTTTTTAAAGATGCGAGGTCATGAGCAA GATTGTGTGAGACGGAGAGTCATGAAATCAGTTATGGCTAACCCTTACTGCTCTGAAGCGGCTGCGAAGGATGCAATGGAAGCTGTCTGGGACATATGCTACAATGACACACAGCCCTTTGACAGAGCTCCTTGA
- the LOC107431289 gene encoding uncharacterized protein LOC107431289 isoform X2 produces the protein MASIASAFGSSGLALLRAGKCFPARKLFLHSANCSSFNRRDSRSDYSSTRTMTTVLCRTGVGVPRAATEVVVEREVKSEEEKEEGDRVLRVGIICGGPSPERGISLNSARSVLDHVQGDNFQVSCYYIDSELNAYAISSAQVYSNTPADFDFKLESLAQGFQSLSDFAGHLAASVDIVFPVIHGQFGEDGDIQELLEEHNIPYVGTGSSECRQAFDKYNASLELNKLGFVTLPSFPVQRSGVNESELSKWFASNHLDPNSGKVVVKPARAGSSIGVKVAYGLDDSLKKANAIISEGIDDKVLLEVFIEGGNEFTTIVLDVGSGLDCHPVALLPTEVELQFHGSVDIREKDAIFNYRRKYLPTQQVAYHTPPRFPIDVIETIREGASLLFKQLGLSDFARIDGWFLPNSVNDSSLSDSKFGRTKWGTVIFTDINMISGMEQTSFLFQQASKVGFSHSNILHSIIHHACSRFPKLASFSSVSDDLSTTSESPSHREALPKSEAIRKVFVIFGGDTSERQVSLMSGTNVWLNLQAFDDLEVTPCLLAPATGYSSSNNSDEKDVGVTSRTVWSLPYSLVLRHTTEEVLDACIEAIEPARAALTSQLRNRVMNDVMDGLKTQSWFEGFDITDALPVRFSLEQWIELAKEVQATVFIAVHGGIGEDGTLQSLLEAKGVPYTGPGVMASKTCMDKVATSLALNHLANLGVLTINKDVRKKEDLLRIPTLDVWHDLTSNLQCETLCVKPARDGCSTGVARLWCSEDLSVYVKALEDHLLRIPPNSLSKPFYKHPGTWDD, from the exons ATGGCGTCCATCGCATCAGCATTCGGTTCCAGCGGACTCGCTTTGCTCCGCGCGGGAAAATGCTTTCCCGCTCGGAAACTGTTCCTGCACTCCGCGAATTGCTCGAGCTTCAACCGTCGGGACTCGAGAAGCGACTATTCTTCGACGAGGACGATGACGACGGTGCTGTGCCGTACCGGCGTTGGAGTTCCACGCGCTGCCACGGAGGTAGTGGTGGAGAGAGAAGTGAAGAGCgaggaagagaaagaggaaggaGATAGGGTTCTGAGGGTTGGGATTATATGTGGAGGTCCTTCTCCCGAGCGTGGAATTTCTCTCAATTCTGCGAGATCAGTTCTCGATCATGTTCAG GGAGATAATTTTCAAGTTAGCTGCTATTACATTGATTCTGAATTAAATGCCTATGCAATATCCTCTGCTCAG GTATATTCAAACACTCCAGCAGATTTTGATTTTAAACTTGAAAG CCTTGCCCAAGGTTTCCAGTCTCTGTCTGATTTTGCAGGACACTTAGCTGCTTCTGTAGACATAGTGTTCCCTGTAATTCACGGTCAATTCGGTGAAGATGGTGATATTCAG GAGCTGCTGGAAGAACATAATATTCCATATGTTGGAACAGGATCAAGTGAGTGTCGACAAGCATTTGACAAA TACAATGCCTCATTGGAGCTCAATAAACTAGGATTTGTAACGTTGCCTAGTTTTCCAGTGCAG AGAAGTGGAGTGAATGAATCTGAACTATCAAAATGGTTTGCAAGCAATCATCTGGATCCGAATTCAGGGAAAGTTGTG GTAAAACCTGCACGAGCAGGATCAAGCATTGGTGTTAAAGTTGCATATGGATTGGATGATTCTCTAAAGAAGGCTAATGCAATTATTTCAGAG GGTATTGATGATAAAGTCCTCTTGGAAGTATTTATAGAAGGTGGGAATGAGTTTACAACCATTGTCCTAGATGTGGGTTCTGGTTTAGATTGCCATCCTGTTGCACTACTGCCAACTGAG GTGGAGCTTCAATTCCATGGCAGTGTTGATATAAGAGAGAAGGATGCAATTTTCAATTACCGAAGGAAGTATCTTCCAACGCAGCAG GTTGCTTATCATACTCCACCTCGTTTTCCTATAGATGTTATTGAAACTATCCGAGAAGGAGCATCTCTGTTATTCAAACAGCTTGGCCTTAGTGATTTTGCACGAATTGATGGATGGTTTTTGCCTAATTCAGTTAATGATTCATCATTATCAGACAGCAAATTTGGGCGGACCAAATGGGGTACAGTTATATTTACTGACATTAACATG ATTAGTGGGATGGAGCAAACAAGCTTTTTGTTTCAGCAAGCATCAAAG GTTGGATTTTCTCATTCAAACATTCTTCATAGCATAATACATCATGCCTGCTCGCGATTTCCTAAGCTTGCATCATTCAGTAGTGTATCAGATGATCTGTCTACAACATCAGAGTCCCCATCACATAGGGAGGCACTTCCCAAGAGTGAAGCCATTCGCAAAGTTTTTGTCATTTTTGGAGGAGATACATCAGAGCGGCAAGTATCTCTTATGAGTGGAACAAATGTTTGGCTTAACTTGCAAGCTTTTGATGAT CTTGAAGTAACTCCATGTTTGCTAGCCCCTGCAACTGGATATTCTTCTAGTAACAATTCAGATGAAAAGGATGTTGGTGTGACATCCAGAACAGTTTGGTCCTTACC TTATTCTCTTGTGCTAAGACACACAACGGAGGAAGTTCTTGATGCATGCATTGAAGCAATTGAACCAGCCCGGGCTGCATTGACATCTCAGTTACGGAACAGAGTGATGAACGATGTCATGGATGGTTTGAAGACACAGAGTTGGTTTGAGGGTTTTGATATTACTGATGCATTACCTGTAAGATTTTCTTTAGAGCAGTGGATCGAGCTGGCCAAAGAAGTTCAGGCTACAGTTTTCATTGCAG TGCATGGAGGTATTGGAGAAGATGGTACTCTTCAGTCTTTGTTGGAGGCTAAAGGGGTTCCTTATACAG GTCCAGGAGTAATGGCTTCAAAGACTTGTATGGACAAAGTTGCAACTTCTCTTGCTCTTAACCAT CTTGCTAACTTGGGAGTTCTTACCATAAACAAAGAtgtaaggaaaaaagaagatcTCCTAAGAATCCCCACGCTAGATGTATGGCATGACTTGACGTCCAATCTTCAATGTGAAACACTATGTGTTAAACCAGCAAGAGATGGGTGCTCCACAGGGGTTGCAAGATTATG GTGTTCTGAAGACCTTTCAGTGTATGTAAAAGCATTAGAGGATCATCTTCTAAGAATTCCTCCTAATAGTTTATCAAAG CCTTTTTATAAGCATCCAGGCACATGGGATGATTGA